The following nucleotide sequence is from Aspergillus luchuensis IFO 4308 DNA, chromosome 1, nearly complete sequence.
GTAGTGGGAAGGGATTTGGTAATGGAGGATTTGTTCAGATTATCGGCTCCGAGGCACAGTATGGGACCACCTGCGGCCTCGATATTCCCGAATGTCGTGAGGATATGAATCCTGTTTGTCCAGTTTGCAATGATTGTTGGGTTTGTCTGAACATGGGACCCGGCCCGGCTGAGATAAGCACTTTTGCATGTTTGCAAGGCTGCCAATGCCAATGCCGAAGCCAACCCCTGGGTCCGAACAACCcccaaggcagcagcacaaCATCAAGCGGGATTGCTCCATGAGTGAAGACTGTGTCAGTCACTAGCGGAGTAGACTTAACTACTAGGCAAATAGTGAGCGATCTTGAGTCACTCAACAGCAGTAACTAGATAGAGTGCAGGAGATGTGGGTGCTGCACCGAGCGGTAGACAGTAACCATTCTAGCATGGGAAACCCCATAATCTAGGCGCTGATCCTAAGTGGAGGCTGGAGGCATCGCCCGCCGAGCTACCACTTCACTACCGATGCAGTAACGCAAAGGCGGCCCAGCTCGATGACAACCAGACGGTATCATCCGCATTGGTCATTCGGATAAGTGCACGACATCCACGTGCCAGGATGACGACAGGAACTGCCCTGACGAACTGGCTTAGATATCCGAAAGATGATCGAATGTGCTATGAATCGAGCCAGCACATGACCCGACCTGACTCACGTGTGGGGCCGCTCACCGCCTCCACCCCGTGATCCACGCTTGCCTGGCGGCCTTATCAGCCGTGGAAGCCGTTCCCTCACCAAATGACGCGGGGCTGTCGCCTTCAACTCTCTACAACTGCCAGCCTGCTCACCTTttgtcatcatccatctatctctccatcccatcccatccatctatTCATCGACCATCTCACCCTTGCTCTATTATCTCTTAGCTTTCATCCAGTTTCTGTCACCATTtcgctcctcttcgtctgctTCGTCACTATCTCCCCCTTAAGGGACCCGTCGGACCAGACCTATTAGCCGCCCTCATCAACTTATCAATATGCGTTCCAAGTTTAAGGACGAGCACCCCTtcgagaagcgcaaggcagAGGCCGAGCGTATCCGCCAGAAATATGCCGATCGCATTCCAGTACGTCTATCCTCTATTTTACATTCTACTGTGATTTTGGTTTCACGGTCTTTTGGGGGGGAGAAACCGGGTTCCTAGCTCACCGCTTGTTCGAGTCGCTAACCTAGCTTCTATCCTACAGGTAATCTGCGAAAAGGTCGAAAAATCGGACATCGCCACCATCGACAAGAAGAAGTACCTTGTCCCTGCCGACCTTACAGTTGGACAGTTCGTCTACGTGATCCGTAAGCGGATCAAGCTGTCTCCTGAGAAAGCGATCTTTATCTTTGTCGATGAGGTTTTACCACCTACAGCTGCTCTGATGAGCAGTATCTATGAAGAGCacaaggatgaagatggcttcTTGTATATCACGTATGCCGACCCCTCCGATACCCTAGTATCTCTGTTCTGCGTGCATAGTGCTAACCCGGGATATTTATTAGGTACTCCGGCGAGAATACGTTCGGTGACTGCTAGGCGCTGGTCGATCtcatcttttcccttttggtCTGATTTCCCTGTCTCTTGAAGTGAATTCGCTGCCGTCATCGTTAAGTCACTTCCTTCAGttgccttttccttcttttggGGAAGTTGCAGATTGACTTCCTGGATGTAGGGGTTGGTTGCTGTAGGACAGGGGTGGATGGCGAGCTCGACCACGCTGTGATGTTTCTATGCTGTGCTGTACGCGGGCGTTATCTTGGGGGCTCTTCATTAATCTTCTTCGTGAACTCTCTTGGCGAAATGagtattcttcttcagatGGTAGTTTAAATGAGAAACAATCGTTGCTATTGATGGAAGCTTGTCTTGTGTGACCGTAAATACAGGTTTGACAAAAAATGTGCCATGTGATTGAAcaagctactactacatatACCTGGACATGGAATAACTAAGGTAGAATTAGCTAATGTATGGATTAGTAGTTTagataactaactagatTATCTAAAACCAGTTAGTTTATCACCGGCTGCTGAGATAATCAGGGCCGC
It contains:
- the ATG8 gene encoding autophagy-related protein 8 (BUSCO:EOG09265BTA;~COG:U;~EggNog:ENOG410PNV6;~InterPro:IPR029071,IPR004241;~PFAM:PF04110,PF02991), with translation MRSKFKDEHPFEKRKAEAERIRQKYADRIPVICEKVEKSDIATIDKKKYLVPADLTVGQFVYVIRKRIKLSPEKAIFIFVDEVLPPTAALMSSIYEEHKDEDGFLYITYSGENTFGDC